The genomic region TAGCCCAGCGGCCCGAAGCCGGCGACGATCCCGACCGCGAGGTCGGTGAAGTAGCTGGTGTGACGGAACGGCTCCCGCGCATGCGGATTCGACAGGTGCACTTCGATGAACGGAATTCCGACCGCCGCCAGGGCATCGCGGATCGCGACCGAGGTGTGGGTGAACGCGGCGGGGTTGATCAGGATGAAGTCGACATCGCCGCGCGCGGCCTGGATGCGGTCGACCAGTGCGTGCTCGGCGTTGGACTGGAAACTCTCGAGCACATGCCCGGCGGCAGCGGCGCGCTCCACAAGCTCCGCGTCGATCGCAGCCAGCGTCGTATGCCCGTAGATCCCGGGTTCGCGGGTGCCGAGCAGATTCAGATTCGGGCCATGCAGGGCGAGCAGTCGCGCCATGGAGTCGATCCGTCGAATGGAGGGCCAGTCTGCGCGAAAGCCGGAGTAGTGTCCAGATCGGCGACGTTCGACCCTTTTCAATCATCTGTTTGAAATATGGATGCGGTGGACGGTGCCCTGGAAACGATGTTATCGGGGCACAAAAAGTTACGGCCCCGGCATTGCTGCCTGGGGCCGTCGCCCTGCACGGGTTGTACGGTGTATCGCTGGACCGGCGCGTTGCCGATGGCGATGTGCGGTCCGGCGCTACAGCGTCCGTGCCACGGGAAGGGGGTGGGAGGCGTTCCGGTCAGCGATCACGGGAAGGCGTGCACAGCGTCGAGATCGTCGTGGCGCAGTGCCGGGTGAGGCTGGCCAGCAGGCCGGGATTGGTTTCATGGCCGGTCGCGGTCAGCATCACCATCTGCTGACCCGGGCGCGGGACCCGCTGGATCACTGCGATACCGCCGTCGGTCTGCACCACCATGTCGACGAAACCGTGCTGGCCGAGGTCGCGGGTCAGGGTTTCGGCCATGTTGGCCAGCGAGCTGGAAACCGCCGCCAGACGCGGTGCGTCCAGCATGGGGGCCGCCGCATGCGCAAGGTGATGACCGTCGAGCGTGGACAGCACGCAGGCCTGTCCGTCGGGGATGCCGGCCAGCATGCCGTGCATCGCGCGGACCACCTCGTTGTAGCGGCTGTACTCGAAGTACTTGCCGAATTGCCGGCTTTGTACGGGAAACGGCACGGTATTGGCGGACATGGGTGACTGACCTGATAGCAGGGCGGACACGATGCCGTGTCCGTGGGCTTCGGCCCATCGCAAACGCGATGGGTTCGATCCAAAGCAGAAGCATTCTTCGTGCCAAGTGCGGAAGACGTGCCGGAGCATTGCCGACGCCCGGTGCCGAATTGGGAATGTGTCGCAAAAACATGGCTCTGGCCGACCTGCAGGCGGCGCGGTCATGGGCCGATCGGTGACGAGGACGCTGGGCGCGACCTGTCGCAGGGGGGCAAGCGAGTGCCGTGCTGTGTCGTTTCTGTCCGCCCGAAACGCCATGCCGCTAAACGCCATGCCCCTAAGTGCCGGGGTTTGCCGGGATTGGCGACAGCTGCCGCCGTTCAGCGGGTCGCGTCGGCGGCGAACCCGTCCAGTTCTCCGGCCATGAAGGGGCCGACCCGCTGTCGCAGCAGGCGACCATCGGCGCCGATCAGCACCGAATAGGGCAGGACGCCCTTGAGATTGCCCAGGCGCACGCTGGCATCGGCCGGGCCCGGCCGCTCGATCAGGATCGGGTACCGGACCGGTACCCGGGTCAGGAAGGCATGGACGGCATCGGGTTCGTCCAGTGCGATCCCGACGACCTGGATGCCCTGCGCGCCCTGTCCTGCGCTGAAGCGCTGCAGTTCCGGCATTTCCTCGATACAAGGCCCGCACCAGCTGGCCCAGACGTTGATCAACAGTGGCCGCCCCGCCCAGGCCTCGGGCACCGCGACCGTGCGACCGGCCAGATCCGGCAGCCGCAGCGGCGGCATCGGCTCGCCACGCTTCGCCACGACGACACCGGCGGGAGGCGGCGGCGCTTCCGCGTCCATTGCATGCTGGAGCACCTGCTGGCCAAGGCGTGTGCGCCACAGCGGCCCGGGGCCGGACACCATCAGGCCGGCGATGGTGCCGAGCGAAGCGGCAAGCACGGCGACGATGAGGATGGTGCGGGTGTTCATGCGACAGGCTTCACTCGGATGCCGCTTGCTCCAGCGCCTCGCGCATGAGCGTAGGCGTCAACACCGTCGGCAGTACGGCGCCTTCGCCGCCGCTGCGCGGATACAGCACGTACAGCGGCACGCCAACGGCTTTGTAGCGGCGCAGATAGGCGGTGATCTGGGGATCGACATCGGTCCAGTCGCCGACCATGTACACCGCGTGCGATGCATCCAGCGCTTCGCGGAAACCATCGCGCGCGAACACCGCTTTCTCGTTGGCCTTGCAGGTGACGCACCAGTCGGCGGTCATGTTCACCAGCACCACGCGATGCGCGGCGCGCAGATCGGCGAGGCGTTGTTCGGAGAATGGTACGGACACGGCATCCGCCGATCGGGCGGCGGCGCGCGCAGCGCCGAGCGGCGGCAGTTTCGAGATCGACCAGACCGGCCACAGCGCCACCAGCATCGCGATGATGGCCGCGAATCGCGCCCAGCGCGCGCCGTGCATCTGCGCATGGGTCCACGCCCAGGCGGCGAACGCCAGCAACACCGCCGACACCGCCCACAGCGCGACCGCATCGGCGCCGCGCTGTTTCGCCAGCACCCACAACAGCCACACCGCTGTGAAGTACAGCGGGAAGGCGAGCAACTGCTTGAAGGTGTCCATCCATGCGCCCGGCTTGGGCAGCAGCCGTGCGAGTGCGGGGATGTAGGCGATCAGCAGGAACGGCGCCGCCAGGCCGAGACCGAGGCCGAAGAACACCAGCAGCGCCGACGCCGTCGATGCGGTGAAGGCCCAGGCGAGCGCCTGGAACATCATCGGCGCGGTGCAGGGCGCGGCGACCACGACCGCGAGCACGCCGGTGAAGAAATCTCCGGAAGCGCCGCTGCGGCTCGCGAGCGTTTGCCCCATGCCGACCCAGCGGCCGGTCAACGTCCACACGCCGGACAGGCTCAGGCCGAACAGGAAGATGACCAGGCCGAGCACGGCGACCACGCCCGGTCGCTGCATCTGGAAGCCCCAGCCCAGCGCTTCGCCGGCGTTGCGCAGCGCCAGCACGATCGCACCCAGCGCGACGAAGCTCACCAGCACGCCGGCCGTGTACCAGTGCGCATGCGCTCGGGCGCGGGCGCGGCTGTCGTTGCTTTCGATCAGGCCGAGCACTTTGATCGACAGCACCGGCAGGACGCAGGGCATCAGATTGAGGATCAGGCCGCCGAGCAACGCGGCGAGGAAGGCGAGCAGCAGGTTCGTCTTCATCCCGAAGACGCGCAGCTCGCGTGCGGCGGGCGCAGCGACGGCGGGAGCGTCCGTTGCTGCGGGCGGCGTATCGCTTTCCGCAGCGACACCGGGAACCGTCGGCGCGAGGGTTGCGGTGTCGCCGGTGTCCGTTGCCGGGGCCGCGATCGCTGCGTTGTCGACAACCGCCGCCTTGGTCACCTCGCCGCGCGGCAGCGCGATCCGCACCGAGCGCGTCATCGGCGGATAGCAGATGCCGTCGTTCTGACAGCCCTGGAAGGTCGCGCGCAGCGTCACCGTCTGCGCATCGGGCTTCGTGCGCGTCAGCGGCAGCGGCACGTCCACCGGATCGAAATAGACGACGACATCGCCGAAGTGCTCGTCGTGATGGGTCGTGCCCTTCGGCCAGCCCGGCTTGCCGGGCGCGATGCCGTCGGCGTCCAGCGCGAAGCGGCTGCGGTCGCGATACAGGTAATAGCCCGGCGCCGGCACGAAGCGCAGCAGCAGGGTGTTGCCGTCGCCGGCGATGGCCTCGAAGACGAAGGCCTGTTCCTCGGGCAGCGGTCCGCTTTTGCCGGCATTGCCGAACACCCCGCCCAGCGGGTTGGCGGGCGGGCCCGACAGGCCGGTCCGTGGTGCCAGCGGGTTGAAACCACTCGTGTCCGCCGTGGCCGCGGCACCCGGCAGCGCGACAGACAGCGTGCGGGTCTGCGGCGGATAGCAGATGCCGAGATCGGCGCAGCCCTGGTATTTGATCTTCAGCGACACCGTGGCGCCTGCACCGGCGATGCCCGGCAGGGTCGCGACCAGTTCCTGGCGATAGGTTTCGGTCTTGCCGAAGAATTCATCGTTGTGCGGTTCGCCGCCCGGCAAGCGCAGCGCGCCGCTGCGGACGGTCGCAACGGTCGGCTTGACCGAGATGCGGTGACGATAGAGGTAGTAACCGTCGGCGATCTTCCAGCGGATCCGCACCGCGTCCGGCCCGGTGGCTTCGGCGCTCACGGCGAAAGCCTGGTCCACCGGCAGCAGATCGGATTCGTCGATCGCAAGCGCGGGCAGCGCGGCGAAGACCAGCAGGGACGCCAGGGAGCGAGCGAGGCGTCGGGCGAATGGGGGCATGGGATCGGTCCGGGGCGCGGGATGTGCAGCGATGGGTCCGCAGGACGTCAGTGTAGGGATACGGACGGCGCTTCGACAGCCTGCGCAGCGATCGGTTCCAGCGCGTCACGGCGGAGGTCCGCCGGACGCGCGCGTTTCATTCGCCCGACAGTGGGTGCCGTTTCGGGCGGGTGCGGCCGAGGCGCTTCGCAGTGAGCTCCTCGACGATCTCCACCAGCGCGATTCGGGTGCGCGGCGATGCTTCGCGGAACGCCTGCACCAACCGCAGTTCGAGCATGTCTTCGACCAGGATCGCATCGGCCGCCGAGACCGAGTCGAACTTCGCGTCATCGGACAGCTGCATCTTGCCGCGACCGGTCGCCAGCCACTCGAAGGTGACCCCGGCTACTATCGCCACGGCACGCAGGTGATCGACGCTGGGATTCTTGCCCTGGGGCGACTCCCAGTGGCTGACGGCGCTGCGTTGCACGCCGATGGCTTCAGCCAATTTCGCCTGCGACATGCCTGCCTGCCGACGCGCCAAACGGATTCTGTCCTGAGAATTCATGTTTTTGTGATTCAGTTCACTGAACGGGGCTGGGATAACGCAATCAAAACACTTCCACGGAAGATATACGATTTGCCACCAAAATTCACCTAGCCACCAATGTTGGCCTAACACTGTCTGCTTTCGGTAGCATGCCACCATTGATAGCATGTGAATCAGTCAGATAGCGCGTTTTCCTGAAGTGCGCTCACCGGGATTGGCCCTTTTTTGCGGACCCCCCATCTTCACACCAGAAATCACATCGGTATTCTCCATCCAGCCGGTAAGGACGCTGGCTGCAATACGGAGGTTGCAAGGGGGGGAACGCACCTGCACGGGTGACGTCAGGATGGTCTTCTCCGGGAGCGCGCACTATATGTGCGCGCTCTTTTTTTGTGCGTCCGAAAAAGAAAAAGCGCCGAAAGGCGCTTTTTTTCATGGGGTTTCCCGGCGATGCCGTCAGCCGACCCGCATCGCGGCCTGCATCATCAGCAGCGCCACGCAGACGATACCGACCAGCCAGCACAGCGAGCGCAGCACATGCTTGTCGGCGAGATAGAACACGCCGTGCAGGATCCGGGCGACGAGGAACACCAGCGCGAGGATGGTGACCCGGAACGGGTCGACGCCCGCAGCCTGCGCCATGAGCACGCCCGCCGCGAACGGCGCGAAGGCCTCGAACGCATTGAGGTGAGCGGCATTGCCGCGCTGCACCCGGGGGTGGGTCTGCTCCGCCACCCAGCCGCGCGGATTGCGGTTGTCGTAACCCTTGGCGGCGGATTTGCCGATCGTGGCCCACAGATAGGGCAGGAACGCGGTCAGGACGATGCACCAGTAGGCGATGGCCATGGGGACTCCCAAACAGTTGGACTACAGAATGCGAACGGCATGGCCGGGCGTGCGATGCGGTGATTGACCACGTATGCCAGCGAGTATAAATAAACGATCTGGGTCACCACAGGGAGGAAGTCATCATGTCCGCAAGCGAAGAAGAAGTCAGGAAGCAGCAGGCAGAAGACAAGAAAAAGCCAACACTGCCCGGCGACGATCGCCCGCCGCCGGAGCCCACCAAGTCGCATTATGAGCCGCCGAAAAGCCCGGAATTGATCACCGGTTCCTTGAACAAGGAAGGCGGAAAAGACGTTAAAGAAGTCAACTTGAATCTGAAATCCCCAGAAGGGGACGGTGTCAGCATTGGCGTGGTACAGAACGATGCCAAGAAGACGACTACGGCCACGGTCGGGATAAAAGAAGCCGATAAAAGTGTCGAAATCTACGCCCGCGAACAACCGGGAGCTGAGGCGGCTGGCGTCAAGATAAGAGTCGGCAGCGGCGACAAGAACATCAAGGCATCGGTTGAACACGACAACGAGACAGACCGCACCAGTGGAAAATTAGAGCGCCAGGACGGTAAGGATAAGCAAGTCGTCATCGTTTCTGGCGGTAAAGGCGGCTCGAACGT from Lysobacter sp. harbors:
- the aroQ gene encoding type II 3-dehydroquinate dehydratase, yielding MARLLALHGPNLNLLGTREPGIYGHTTLAAIDAELVERAAAAGHVLESFQSNAEHALVDRIQAARGDVDFILINPAAFTHTSVAIRDALAAVGIPFIEVHLSNPHAREPFRHTSYFTDLAVGIVAGFGPLGYGLALTAAIRRLETPST
- a CDS encoding roadblock/LC7 domain-containing protein codes for the protein MSANTVPFPVQSRQFGKYFEYSRYNEVVRAMHGMLAGIPDGQACVLSTLDGHHLAHAAAPMLDAPRLAAVSSSLANMAETLTRDLGQHGFVDMVVQTDGGIAVIQRVPRPGQQMVMLTATGHETNPGLLASLTRHCATTISTLCTPSRDR
- a CDS encoding TlpA family protein disulfide reductase: MNTRTILIVAVLAASLGTIAGLMVSGPGPLWRTRLGQQVLQHAMDAEAPPPPAGVVVAKRGEPMPPLRLPDLAGRTVAVPEAWAGRPLLINVWASWCGPCIEEMPELQRFSAGQGAQGIQVVGIALDEPDAVHAFLTRVPVRYPILIERPGPADASVRLGNLKGVLPYSVLIGADGRLLRQRVGPFMAGELDGFAADATR
- a CDS encoding cytochrome C biogenesis protein, with the translated sequence MPPFARRLARSLASLLVFAALPALAIDESDLLPVDQAFAVSAEATGPDAVRIRWKIADGYYLYRHRISVKPTVATVRSGALRLPGGEPHNDEFFGKTETYRQELVATLPGIAGAGATVSLKIKYQGCADLGICYPPQTRTLSVALPGAAATADTSGFNPLAPRTGLSGPPANPLGGVFGNAGKSGPLPEEQAFVFEAIAGDGNTLLLRFVPAPGYYLYRDRSRFALDADGIAPGKPGWPKGTTHHDEHFGDVVVYFDPVDVPLPLTRTKPDAQTVTLRATFQGCQNDGICYPPMTRSVRIALPRGEVTKAAVVDNAAIAAPATDTGDTATLAPTVPGVAAESDTPPAATDAPAVAAPAARELRVFGMKTNLLLAFLAALLGGLILNLMPCVLPVLSIKVLGLIESNDSRARARAHAHWYTAGVLVSFVALGAIVLALRNAGEALGWGFQMQRPGVVAVLGLVIFLFGLSLSGVWTLTGRWVGMGQTLASRSGASGDFFTGVLAVVVAAPCTAPMMFQALAWAFTASTASALLVFFGLGLGLAAPFLLIAYIPALARLLPKPGAWMDTFKQLLAFPLYFTAVWLLWVLAKQRGADAVALWAVSAVLLAFAAWAWTHAQMHGARWARFAAIIAMLVALWPVWSISKLPPLGAARAAARSADAVSVPFSEQRLADLRAAHRVVLVNMTADWCVTCKANEKAVFARDGFREALDASHAVYMVGDWTDVDPQITAYLRRYKAVGVPLYVLYPRSGGEGAVLPTVLTPTLMREALEQAASE
- a CDS encoding helix-turn-helix transcriptional regulator, which codes for MNSQDRIRLARRQAGMSQAKLAEAIGVQRSAVSHWESPQGKNPSVDHLRAVAIVAGVTFEWLATGRGKMQLSDDAKFDSVSAADAILVEDMLELRLVQAFREASPRTRIALVEIVEELTAKRLGRTRPKRHPLSGE